From a single Loxodonta africana isolate mLoxAfr1 chromosome 9, mLoxAfr1.hap2, whole genome shotgun sequence genomic region:
- the UAP1L1 gene encoding UDP-N-acetylhexosamine pyrophosphorylase-like protein 1 isoform X2, whose protein sequence is MYRVGLPSQKTLYQLQAERIRRIEQLAGKRHGTRCTVPWPPGLIFRLSPHLPCRYIMTSEFTLGPTAEFFKKHEFFHLDPANVVMFEQRMLPAVTFDGQAILERKDKVAMAPDGNGGLYCALADHQVLEDMERRGVQFVHVYCVDNILVRLADPLFIGFCVLQGADCGAKSCLQVVEKAYPEEPVGVVCQVDGVPQVVEYSEISPETARLRASDGSLLYRAGNICNHFFTRGFLHAVIQESEPLLKPHVAIKKVPYVDEEGNLVKPLKPNGIKMEKFVFDVFPFAKNFVAFEVLREEEFSPLKNADPADRDSPSTARRALLTQHYRWALQSGARFLDAHGALLPTLPGVWRSTCGTGSSSPPSSWTRPGLCCYRNPDSLPPAHSRALREDTAPSRASGQALSISSLQD, encoded by the exons ATGTATCGTGTGGGACTGCCCAGCCAGAAGACCCTGTACCAGCTGCAGGCTGAGCGGATCCGGCGCATAGAGCAACTGGCTGGCAAGCGACACGGGACCCGCTGCACGGTGCCTTG GCCTCCTGGGCTGATCTTTCGGCTCAGCCCTCACCTGCCCTGCAGGTACATCATGACGAGCGAGTTCACCCTGGGGCCCACGGCTGAGTTCTTCAAGAAACACGAGTTTTTCCACCTGGATCCCGCGAATGTGGTCATGTTTGAGCAGCGCATGCTACCCGCAGTGACCTTCGACGGCCAGGCTATCCTGGAGCGGAAAGACAAGGTTGCCATGGCCCCAG ATGGCAATGGGGGCCTGTACTGTGCCCTTGCGGACCATCAGGTCCTGGAGGACATGGAGCGCCGCGGAGTGCAGTTTGTGCATGTGTACTGTGTGGACAACATCCTGGTGCGGCTGGCCGACCCCCTATTCATTGGTTTCTGCGTGCTGCAGGGTGCGGACTGTGGTGCTAAG TCCTGCCTGCAGGTGGTAGAGAAGGCATACCCCGAGGAGCCTGTGGGTGTGGTGTGCCAGGTCGACGGCGTACCCCAGGTGGTGGAGTACAGCGAGATCAGCCCAGAGACAGCGCGGCTGCGGGCGTCTGACGGGAGTCTGCTCTACAGGGCGGGCAACATCTGCAACCACTTCTTCACCCGAGGCTTCCTCCATGCTGTCATCCA AGAATCTGAGCCTTTGCTGAAGCCTCACGTGGCTATTAAGAAGGTCCCTTATGTGGATGAGGAAGGGAACCTGGTGAAGCCGCTGAAACCCAACGGGATCAAGATGGAGAAGTTTGTGTTTGATGTGTTCCCATTTGCTAA GAATTTCGTTGCCTTTGAAGTGCTGCGGGAGGAGGAGTTTTCCCCCCTGAAGAATGCAGACCCCGCTGACAGGGACAGCCCCTCCACCGCTCGGAGGGCTCTGCTCACACAACACTACCGCTGGGCGCTGCAGTCGGGCGCCCGCTTTCTGGATGCCCATGGGGCCTTGCTCCCCACGTTGCCCGG GGTCTGGAGGAGTACCTGCGGGACAGGGAGTTCCAGTCCCCCCTCATCCTGGACGAGGCCCGGGCTCTGCTGCTACAGGAATCCTGACTCGCTCCCACCTGCCCACTCCAGGGCCCTCAGGGAGGACACGGCTCCCAGCAGGGCCTCTGGGCAGGCTCTCAGCATTTCCAGCCTGCAGGACTGA